In Novipirellula artificiosorum, the DNA window CTGGAGATCGAAAGGTAAGCCAGCAGTGGGACGGTCTACAACCAGATTTCCTTGATGGCACCAACGGCTGTAGAAGCACCCTTGTTTGCCGTGCAACGTCGATGCGCAACTCGCGGCGGTTGCATCGGCCTGCGCGAGTTGGCTCGAACGCTTCAGCGTAGTCTTCCTGAGATCCCGGACCAGATTCGGGGGAAAACGCGGCGAACCGGCTAGGCTGCGGCCTTTGGCTTTTGGGTAAATAGGTCCTAATATTTTAGTCCGTTCGTCGTATAACAGTTGAGTCATCGGATCGTAGCGCAACACATGGAGCCCAAGGTACATGCCCGCTTTTCGAAACATCCTTGCTGTCGTCTTTCTCTTGACCGCGATTTCTTCCATCGGGTTCAAGCGAGCGGAGGCCGAAGCTCCCTCGGCCGAGACTCCGAGTGGGGTCGTCGCTCGCTGGCTCCAACTACATCGAATGGGCGATCGCCAGAAAGCGTCAGCCCTGACCACGGGGTCCCGCGACCACTCCGCGGACGTCTTGCTCCCCTCGAAGCGTGGCACCGGCGTTCGCGTTGCGCGGTCTCTCGGCAACGAGCGTGCGGCGGCTGTCGTCACCACCAAGCTGGACAATGTTGGTGACGACGAGCGAGTACTGTTGTTTTGGCTCGTAAGACGCGATGGCGTCTGGCGAATCAACAAATCCGACAAAGAGAATAGGCGGGTTGTGGACGAGCGGCTGCGCGGGTTTTTGGAAGCTGGCGACGTGCGCTGGTACGTTCAACGCGGCCAGTTATTGGGCCGGTGGGAGGCCGGTCCTTGCGGACCACCCATTATCAGTGGTGTTGCTTGCGGGAGTCGGCTTGAATTCGGTGATGACAACCATTACCTACTCGTTGCCTGGGGACCTGGCGGTCCGCCCGACATGTTCGAAGGTGACGACGTGATGCATGGCGTCTGGCGATTAACCACTGATCGCATTCTAATGTCAAATCAGGGTCAAACGCATGAATGCCGAGTCGTCTGGCTGGCAGACAACCTTCTTGTTATCCAGTCTTCTGATGGCGGGGATCGCGCAACGTACGAACGTTGCGACACGATTTCGGTCAGCGACGAAGGAAAGTAAGGGTACGACCCGGCGTTAAGCTGATTGGATCAACACCGGGCTTCGAGTGTATTGGCGCAGATTTTGCCTCAGTTTTGGCAGGCCATCTTGGCGTTCTTTTGTCGTCGATGCACTGTATTAAAACGCATATTCTGTGGCAAATCGAAACACGCATCGATATCGCAAACACCCCCAGGGGTTACTTACTGAGTCCGGGCGAAGCAAAGAGCCATTCATGCCAAAACTCTTCCGACAACAACGCTGGCTTACGAAGAGTGCCGGTTTCACGTTCGGTTTTTGGAAGCTGGATTGGCTTCCCCGATTCAACGTGACGCCGTTTCCTTCAACAAGTCTATCCCGTTGAACGTTTCAACCAGAAGTATTTCATGAGACCTTTCCTTCCAATTGTCCTGGTCGCGCTCACGCTCGCTGCCCAATCGCAGTTGACGTTTTCCCAGCAGCCCATTGCACAGGGAGAATGGACGTACAAGAACGGAAAACCCGATCGCGTCACATTCGTCTACGGGGCGGCATTGACGGACGAGGAAGTCGATCAACTCTCTAGCTATACGAGTCTCACTCAAATCGTCATGGGATATGCGGGAGTCGACTCAGAATTCGTCGAAATTGAAGGCGATCTCTCGAAGCTAGGGCGATTGAAGAACCTGGAGGAAGTCCATCTATGTGTCGACGCTTTGAAAGATGATGATCTCAGGTTTATTGCCCACTTGCCGAAACTCCAAATTCTCGAATTCAACGCCGATAATGGGTATGACGAAATCCACGAGATCCCGGTTTGCACGGATCGATGTGCCAATTATCTTCGCGCAGCAACGACGCTTCGAAGCTTGATAATCCACGATGGGCAGTTCACGGACAAGTTTGTCGATAAGATCACCGAGGGCCTGCCCAACTTAGAGGAGTTGTCGCTGAATTCGGCGGAATTCACCGACGAGTCACTACGACTGCTCGCAGAACGATGCAAGAAGCTGAATTCGCTTTCGATCGCGTCAAACCACTTCACTGCCGAAGGCCTCAAGCACCTCGACAAATTGCCGAATCTGGAGAAATGGTTCGTTAGTTCGCCCGCCTTGCGCAAAAGGAGCAATCCCAAGGAAATCGAAAAACTCTTAGGCACGTGGGAATACGTGTCGGCGACTTATGAAGGACAGCCAAAGGACGTTGAGAAGAAAAACGAAACGATCACCCTAACAAAGGACAGTTGGACGCTTCGACGAAACGGGAAATTCATCAGTAGCTCGACTTGGGAAGTCGATTCGACAAGGAGCCCAAAGTGGCTGACTGTATTCACCCAAGGAGGCAAAGTTAACTTCCTGGGTCGATGGGTTTACAAATTTGACGGCGAGCAATTGGTACTTTGTCAATCGTCGTGGATGGATGAGCGTCGACCCAAGGAATTCATCTCTCAAAAAGGCGATAAGCAATACTTGGTCGTCCTCCGTCGAAAGGACTCAGGAAAAACGGATTGATGATGACGGCCTTGGATTGATGGTCAGTCCATAGGGTTCTGAAACCAACGTCCTGGTTCCGTGCTCAAGACTGGGGAGCCGTCACTTCACAGGACTATGGAAACTAAGAGCCTATCCGAAAACCCAATCGCGAGATTCGAAACGCTCGTGTTTCACGTCCTGACAAAAATTAATGGAACAGGTCTTCGCATAGGCTCTAAGGGCGTTTGGTGTGCCCTTCCCCATGAAGGCAAGACCGTTCGCTACGTGAAGGCGGTTGCATCGACGAATGTTGCTTAGTTTTTGCTAAGTCCTTTTAGCATCTGAAGTTTCGCTTCAGCTCTCGGGACAGAGAGTGGAACGTAGTGTTTGTGCCTTCGCTTGTGTCGCCTTGGTTCGAATCGATTTGGTCGATCCTTTACTCGGTGTTGCACGATCGCGGCGAGCAACTGCTGGTACAGAGAGATCCTTGTTGCACTGTTGTGGTTCCCGATGAGTGCGATGACTGGCTGGAATGCTTCCA includes these proteins:
- a CDS encoding TIGR03067 domain-containing protein, whose product is MRPFLPIVLVALTLAAQSQLTFSQQPIAQGEWTYKNGKPDRVTFVYGAALTDEEVDQLSSYTSLTQIVMGYAGVDSEFVEIEGDLSKLGRLKNLEEVHLCVDALKDDDLRFIAHLPKLQILEFNADNGYDEIHEIPVCTDRCANYLRAATTLRSLIIHDGQFTDKFVDKITEGLPNLEELSLNSAEFTDESLRLLAERCKKLNSLSIASNHFTAEGLKHLDKLPNLEKWFVSSPALRKRSNPKEIEKLLGTWEYVSATYEGQPKDVEKKNETITLTKDSWTLRRNGKFISSSTWEVDSTRSPKWLTVFTQGGKVNFLGRWVYKFDGEQLVLCQSSWMDERRPKEFISQKGDKQYLVVLRRKDSGKTD